TAACTATGGTGCATGTGTTTGGTAAAAAACATGTTCAAGCCGCTGCTGTGATCACAGCAATTGTCGTTGGTATTGCTATGTTTTTTGAGACTGGCGTTGTTGTATTGATTCCATTAGTCTTTTCAATTGCGATGGTAGCAGAAGTTCCAATTTTATATATAGGATTACCTGTAATTGCTGCATTAATTACAATGCATGGTTTTGTGCCACCTCATCCTGGACCAACAGCGGTTGCCGGAATCCTTCATGCTAGTGTAGGTAAAACTTTAATGTTAGGATTACCAATTGCTATTCCGGCGATTATAATTGCTGGACCACTATATACTAGGTTATTTAAAAAAAGTTTCTTAGAAGTCGAAATTCCTAAGGGATTATATACAGAGAAAAAGTTTACTGAAGCAGAAATGCCTAGTTTCTTTTTAAGTATTCTCAGTGCAACGTTGCCTATTATATTTATTTTTATCAAAACAATTGTTGAGATAGTTTGGCCTAATTCTAGTTTGCGGAGTTATACCGATTTTATTGGTAATGCAGGGACTGCGCTATTGATCACTTTTATCGTTTCATTGTTTACATTAGGGTTGAGCCGCGGTCATAAAATTAAAGAGTTAATGGATTCTTTTGCTAACTCCGTTTCTGGAATTGCCATGATTTTATTGATTATCGCGGGTGGGGGTGCATTTAAACAGGTGTTGATCGATAGTAAAATCGATCAATATATAGCACATCTGATGGAGGGATCAGCTATTTCACCATTAATTCTGACTTGGCTGATTGCTGCCGTATTGCGGGTATCATTAGGCTCAGCTACTGTTGCTGGAATGACTGCGGCAGGAATTGTGGCCCCTGTTGCTATAGCAACAGGGGTTAGTCCTGAATTAATGACGTTGGCAGCTGGTGCAGGCAGTATTGGTTTCTCACATGTCAACGATGCCGGTTTTTGGATCATCAAGGAATATTTTAATATGTCGCTTATCAAGACATTTAAAACTTGGACGGCATTAACCTCGATTATTTCTATCATTGGTCTTTTAGGGATATTATTGTTTACGCAAATTGCAATAGTAAGTTAGCCAGTGCCGATAAAGCACACAGACGAAAGGGCTCATGGGAGTTCCAGGTGGATCAGGATTAGGCGGCGCGGCCTTTACGCGCACGTGCTAATTCCTTTCGAAATACTTCAGCTGGTGTACAGAACTTAAGTAAGCGGCGCGGGAGATGGTTGAGCCGAGATTCAGCTTGACGGACCAGACTGGGTGTAGCTAGATCGAGTGATTGCCCCTTAGGAAAGTAACGTCTGAGTATACGATTGTGGACCTCATTAGTGGCGCGTTCGGCCGAGCTATAAGGGTGGGCATAATAAGTCTCGGCAATACCCTCAAGCGCAGCCGTTAGCGTGGTGAACTCTGTTCCGTTATCCGCCGTAACTGTCCGCATAACGTCACCGAATTCAGCCGTAATATTTTGCATGGCATAAGCCACAGATTCAGCGTCTTTACCCTCGATCAAGCGGACAATCTCATAGCGCGTTTTACGTTCGGTAAACGTTAATAGGACACTCTCGCTACCAGCACGTTTGCCAATGACAGTATCGATCTCAAAATGACCAAACTCGTGGCGCGTTTCTACTCGCTTTGGCCGTTCTTCAATACTACGACCGAGTAGGCGCTGATGTTGGTGCGAGTGGTGCTGGGTCGTCCGGCGTTTTGTTTTTTCCAGCAGATCAAGGTTACGGATCTCCAATAGTTGCGCATCGATATAGTTGTACAAAGTCTTCGTACAGACCATTTTGGCCGGCTTAAATAACCGGTGCTTACGGGCATAACCAACAGCAGCGTCCGGCGACCAGCCCTCATGGCAGAACTTATCATCAAAGTAGGCTAAGAAGGCCGTCACTTGGCTAAGTTTTAATGGACGTCCACAGTTTTGCCGCTTTATTTCATAGCGATTCTGAGCGGCTTCAGGGCTGTAAATTTCAAAGTAGTGTTTCTGATTATTAACGCGTTTAACTTGCGTGACTCGACCACGCTTGAGCTCATTATTGACGGTCTGGTGGCAGACGCCTAAT
This is a stretch of genomic DNA from Loigolactobacillus coryniformis subsp. coryniformis KCTC 3167 = DSM 20001. It encodes these proteins:
- a CDS encoding gluconate:H+ symporter → MPFISVILGVLLLLVLMMVLKMNAFIALVLSSLAVGLLEGMSPNDVMTSIQNGLGSSAGSLMLVIIFGAAVGKLLTDTGGAQRIALTMVHVFGKKHVQAAAVITAIVVGIAMFFETGVVVLIPLVFSIAMVAEVPILYIGLPVIAALITMHGFVPPHPGPTAVAGILHASVGKTLMLGLPIAIPAIIIAGPLYTRLFKKSFLEVEIPKGLYTEKKFTEAEMPSFFLSILSATLPIIFIFIKTIVEIVWPNSSLRSYTDFIGNAGTALLITFIVSLFTLGLSRGHKIKELMDSFANSVSGIAMILLIIAGGGAFKQVLIDSKIDQYIAHLMEGSAISPLILTWLIAAVLRVSLGSATVAGMTAAGIVAPVAIATGVSPELMTLAAGAGSIGFSHVNDAGFWIIKEYFNMSLIKTFKTWTALTSIISIIGLLGILLFTQIAIVS
- a CDS encoding IS30 family transposase produces the protein MKEVFVLMQEQSITPRPKGHHLSEIERGQIAAWHIEGCSARQIAIRLGVCHQTVNNELKRGRVTQVKRVNNQKHYFEIYSPEAAQNRYEIKRQNCGRPLKLSQVTAFLAYFDDKFCHEGWSPDAAVGYARKHRLFKPAKMVCTKTLYNYIDAQLLEIRNLDLLEKTKRRTTQHHSHQHQRLLGRSIEERPKRVETRHEFGHFEIDTVIGKRAGSESVLLTFTERKTRYEIVRLIEGKDAESVAYAMQNITAEFGDVMRTVTADNGTEFTTLTAALEGIAETYYAHPYSSAERATNEVHNRILRRYFPKGQSLDLATPSLVRQAESRLNHLPRRLLKFCTPAEVFRKELARARKGRAA